In the genome of Aspergillus luchuensis IFO 4308 DNA, chromosome 2, nearly complete sequence, one region contains:
- a CDS encoding UTP14 family protein (BUSCO:EOG09261UPM;~COG:A;~EggNog:ENOG410PIBM;~InterPro:IPR006709;~PFAM:PF04615;~go_component: GO:0032040 - small-subunit processome [Evidence IEA];~go_process: GO:0006364 - rRNA processing [Evidence IEA]), with protein sequence MPRRQTQMRGPKDRDQSLQKSKNPAPKNKKSGNYLNAFAIAESENPGKLGVKRTRLGKQDEPFKRRRHNPQDDDDSDGPDYSKRRRTEDDEAEMDSNAGSDGEGHRWRIGEVGSDDDSELDSDEAMGSSDEERFEGFTFRGSSTMKNKPKQKAPERKKRTRDINLSEDAEVSEEDDLEDDEDDLGEDAIDLTTAWDMNMAEEEEEKAKKAKSKSKQSAESDESEEYDSESEDSDSDDNDDELPLSGDEMDEDEVDEHGLSKLQDFVNAMNTEGTTKTARKTGGKQEQGAPTEFGLTSTKKLTIADLLPSITDSRLKSSLKHVDAATTSNKKTSGVPGKLDAPLAKRQQDRLDRAAAYEKSKETLDRWLETVKANRRAEHLMFPLPDPEANQTHRMGAAEPRTDLESTIQNILQESGLTENNGKSAEEQVQEFEELQARKLPIEEIRARRAELRKRRDLLFREEVRAKRIKKIKSKSYRRVHRKERERLEQQERQALLEAGVDLDEEEKEKNDRLRAEARMGSKHKESKWAKSLKQTGRTAWDEDARHGTQDLALREEELRKRIEGKRVTNGDEDYLGSSSSESEDEDPWDEEAGSDAEKRKIRQKLSQLEGDDDADAEFKGPHAKLLSMKFMQNADAARKAENDAEIRRLNRELHGEESQSEAESEVGRRKFGHNKEEAKTAKETKAKLPRNEFEEAPGSDDEDQREADQEVDIVVDRPAKKGPAVSQNKSRGRPQKEVAEEDDDAAAAEENPWLVQTNRNNRRATVNDSQQTVDITLDDANVSSGKSKSAPKPQKASAPSKKKVDAEVYGSDEEESVPVLLKNHDLVKRAFAGDEVVQDFEQEKFDTIKEEDDQVIDNTLPGWGSWAGDGISKKQQKRQKRFLTKVEGVKPEDRKDAKLSRVIINEKRVKKNTKYMATQLPHPFETKQQYERSLRLPIGPEWSTKETFQNATKPRVMIKQGVIKPMEKPMV encoded by the exons ATGCCTCGCAGGCAGACGCAAATGCGCGGTCCTAAAGACCGGGACCAGTCCCTGCAGAAGTCGAAGAATCCCGCacccaagaacaagaagtcCGGCAACTACCTGAATGCATTTGCTATCGCAGAGAGCGAAAACCCCGGAAAGCTGGGAGTTAAGCGCACCCGTCTGGGCAAGCAGGACGAACCGTTCAAACGCAGGCGACACAACCCTCAAGATGACGACGATTCGGACGGCCCGGACTACAGCAAGCGCCGTCGCACTGAAGACGATGAGGCGGAAATGGACTCGAATGCTGGTAGCGATGGCGAAGGACACCGGTGGAGGATTGGCGAGGTCGGTAGTGACGATGACAGCGAGTTGGACAGTGACGAAGCCATGGGTTCCAGTGATGAGGAAAGGTTCGAGGGCTTCACGTTCCGCGGAAGTTCTACGATGAAGAATAAGCCGAAGCAGAAGGCCCCCGAACGCAAGAAGCGCACTCGCGATATCAACTTGTCCGAGGATGCTGAAGTATCGGAGGAGGACGATCtcgaagacgacgaggacgatcTCGGAGAGGATGCGATAGATTTGACTACGGCTTGGGATATGAAcatggcagaggaggaagaggaaaaggctAAGAAGGCCAAGTCTAAGTCTAAGCAATCGGCTGAAAGCGACGAATCGGAAGAATACGACTCTGAGAGCGAGGACAGCGACTCCGACGACAATGACGATGAACTGCCATTATCGGGAGACGAaatggacgaagatgaggtggatgagcATGGTCTTTCCAAGCTACAGGACTTTGTCAACGCTATGAACACCGAGGGTACCACGAAGACGGCTCGAAAGACAGGCGGAAAACAGGAACAAGGGGCCCCTACGGAGTTCGGTCTGACTTCTACCAAAAAACTCACTATTGCCGATCTTTTGCCTTCTATTACAGATTCTCGCCTGAAGAGTTCCCTCAAGCATGTCGACGCTGCTACAACCTCAAACAAGAAGACGTCCGGTGTTCCTGGCAAGCTGGATGCGCCTCTTGCGAAACGCCAACAGGATCGGCTGGACCGAGCGGCCGCATATGAGAAGAGCAAAGAGACTCTTGACCGCTGGCTGGAGACTGTCAAGGCCAACCGCCGAGCCGAGCACCTTATGTTCCCTTTGCCTGATCCCGAAGCAAACCAGACACACCGTATGGGTGCTGCTGAGCCTCGAACCGACCTTGAAAGCACCATTCAAAATATCCTTCAGGAGAGTGGACTCACTGAAAACAACGGAAAGTCGGCTGAAGAACAAGTGCAGGAGTTTGAAGAACTCCAGGCGCGGAAGCTGCCTATTGAGGAGATCAGGGCCCGCAGGGCGGAACTACGGAAGCGTCGTGATCTGCTCTTCCGGGAGGAGGTGCGCGCCAAGCGCATTAAGAAGATTAAGAGCAAGTCGTACCGTCGTGTGCACcgcaaggagagagagaggcttGAGCAACAGGAACGCCAGGCTCTCTTAGAAGCTGGCGTGGacctggatgaagaggagaaggagaagaacgaTCGTCTAAGAGCGGAGGCCAGAATGGGTTCGAAGCACAAGGAGAGCAAGTGGGCGAAGAGCCTGAAGCAGACTGGCCGGACCGCCTGGGATGAGGACGCTCGACATGGCACACAAGATCTTGCTCTACGGGAGGAGGAACTACGGAAGAGGATCGAAGGAAAGCGTGTCACCAACGGTGATGAAGACTACCTTGGCTCGTCCAGTTCTGAgtccgaagatgaggacccatgggatgaagaggctGGGTCAGATGCTgagaagcgcaagatccGCCAGAAGCTTAGCCAGCTGGAAGGCGACGATGATGCTGACGCAGAGTTCAAGGGACCTCATGCCAAGCTCCTTTCGATGAAGTTCATGCAGAATGCGGACGCTGCGCGTAAAGCAGAGAATGATGCCGAAATTCGACGTCTCAACCGGGAGCTCCACGGTGAAGAATCGCAGTCTGAGGCGGAATCTGAAGTCGGTCGGCGGAAGTTCGGTCACAACAAGGAGGAGGCGAAGACAGCAAAGGAAACCAAAGCGAAGCTGCCTCGCAATGAATTCGAAGAGGCACCGGGttctgacgatgaggatCAGCGAGAGGCGGACCAAGAGGTCGACATTGTTGTTGACCGTCCCGCAAAGAAGGGACCGGCCGTCTCCCAAAACAAGTCCCGTGGTCGTCCTCAAAAGGAAgtcgcagaagaagatgatgatgctgctgctgcggaggagaacCCGTGGCTCGTGCAGACGAACCGCAATAACCGTCGCGCCACTGTGAACGACTCACAGCAAACTGTTGACATCACGCTAGATGACGCGAATGTCAGCAGTGGTAAATCGAAGAGTGCTCCCAAACCCCAAAAGGCATCGGCACCTAGCAAAAAGAAGGTTGATGCCGAGGTGTACGGTagcgatgaggaggagagcgtGCCAGTGCTTCTCAAGAATCATGATCTGGTGAAGAGGGCTTTCGCGGGCGACGAAGTCGTGCAGGACTTTGAGCAAGAGAAGTTCGACACCatcaaggaggaggacgatcAAGTGATTGACAACACCCTCCCCGGCTGGGGTAGCTGGGCCGGTGATGGCATCAGCAAGAAACAGCAAAAGCGCCAGAAACGGTTCCTCACCAAGGTCGAGGGAGTGAAGCCGGAAGACCGGAAGGATGCCAAGCTCTCCCGGGTCATCATCAACGAGAAACGGGTCAAGAAG AACACCAAGTACATGGCCACGCAACTCCCTCACCCCTTCGAAACGAAGCAGCAGTACGAGAGATCGCTCCGTCTGCCAATCGGTCCTGAGTGGTCTACTAAGGAGACTTTCCAAAATGCAACCAAGCCACGCGTGATGATCAAGCAAGGTGTCATCAAACCGATGGAAAAGCCCATGGTTTAA
- a CDS encoding uncharacterized protein (COG:G;~EggNog:ENOG410PGKK;~InterPro:IPR040720,IPR040451,IPR005200;~PFAM:PF17652,PF03639;~SECRETED:SignalP(1-24);~go_function: GO:0052861 - glucan endo-1,3-beta-glucanase activity, C-3 substituted reducing group [Evidence IEA]), translated as MERKHRWGSSFLLMWLLAAEGVYSAPRQTSSAASSKTQFPPGAETERVLAGTKGFYPTSLEREGHPVRPTPTSTGKDKDPLGLDGLFDALGDTANLPNELLSEFLPGWDKNYPVTVPVSAYKPASADTTTSATKPQTEPETSETSTAEAPSQNVPEATTATSQTSSQAPSTTSVTQSSSSSSASQAQPSSSASLTTTASQTTQAENSITSSVVQASVTSMSGQDVFVPLATGPIPQTITARNDHPVPKKGIENVTTPIETNKFYAGLFLGSQTNTTFTHPYGVSWAKGSGNAQSYGMAISHNEVNVVANGPTNTNIPGNPIQYYINPIGIQHMILSATELNTSTVLTAENLLPFSADAVLSPTPGSSQRITIPLVQGMGFVTGMYNNLQPLIQSGVFFSKVVTASSPRIGIYKYKVSLADGTEWLVYAIPQDGKDPDFRLESNTNFRGPSGWSGTIQITKNPAGASGEKLLDGSSGVFALEAAVSGSVLNGAGTYNLAFAKTGKQLQETPLLMYALPHHVESFDNTTKGRMTSISLRTTTKGNATAVVGETWTMLEPNLPTQMGFDPWTVSSGNVNNLSAAAKQVILSVAPTELNQSIDQQSDLNSMYYSGKALSKFATLVYTVNKLGGNPDLAASALQNLKTAFSRFVDNKQQFPLVYDSVWRGVVSSASYGGDSGADFGNTYYNDHHFHYGYFIHAAAIIGSLDSTWLTDSNKAWVNMLVRDAGNSAANDPYFPFSRSFDWYHGHSWAKGLFESFDGKDEESTSEDTMFAYALKMWGKTIGDASMEARGNLMLGILRRSLHNYFLMESDNKNQPANFIANKVTGILFENKVDHTTYFGNNLEYIQGIHMLPLLPSSPYVRSQNFVREEWNALFSANATDPASNVTGGWKGVLYANLALIDPASSWNFFAQSNFDYSWIDGGASRTWYLAFAAGLGGGPA; from the exons ATGGAGAGGAAACACAGATGGGGCTCTTCATTCTTACTAATGTGGCTTCTAGCTGCAGAAGGAGTATACTCGGCGCCGAGACaaacttcttcagctgcgTCTTCGAAGACGCAATTTCCACCGGGTGCTGAAACTGAAAGAGTACTAGCAGGTACAAAAGGC TTCTATCCGACCAGCCTTGAGCGCGAGGGCCATCCGGTGCGCCCAACCCCGACATCCACAGGGAAGGATAAAGACCCCTTGGGGCTTGATGGACTGTTTGATGCCCTGGGAGATACCGCAAACCTCCCAAACGAATTATTGAGCGAGTTTCTACCGGGCTGGGATAAGAATTACCCAGTGACCGTACCGGTATCAGCATATAAACCGGCTAGTGCGGATACAACTACTTCAGCTACCAAACCACAAACGGAGCCAGAGACTTCTGAGACCTCCACGGCGGAAGCTCCTAGTCAGAACGTCCCAGAGGCTACAACCGCCACTTCTCAGACCAGCAGTCAAGCACCCAGTACAACAAGCGTGACCCAGTCCTCAAGCTCAAGCTCAGCGAGCCAGGCCCAGCCctcaagctcagcaagtcTGACCACGACCGCAAGTCAAACAACGCAAGCCGAGAATTCAATCACTTCATCTGTCGTACAAG CCTCAGTTACATCAATGTCTGGTCAGGACGTCTTTGTGCCATTGGCGACAGGTCCAATTCCGCAAACCATTACGGCGCGGAACGATCATCCTGTGCCTAAGAAAGGAATT GAAAATGTCACGACACCGATCGAGACAAACAAGTTCTACGCTGGACTCTTCCTAGGTTCGCAGACCAATACTACCTTTACCCATCCCTATGGTGTGTCATGGGCGAAAGGAAGCGGGAATGCCCAAAGTTATGGAATGGCCATTTCCCACAACGAGGTTAATGTCGTTGCAAATGgccccaccaacaccaacattcCTGGCAATCCCATCCAGTACTACATCAACCCGATCGGCATTCAGCATATGATTCTGTCGGCCACAGAACTGAATACCTCGACTGTGCTGACCGCGGAAAATCTTCTGCCATTCTCCGCTGACGCTGTTCTGAGTCCCACTCCCGGATCAAGCCAAAGAATTACCATCCCTCTGGTGCAGGGAATGGGCTTCGTCACGGGCATGTACAACAACCTACAGCCCCTGATCCAGAGTGGTGTTTTCTTCAGCAAAGTCGTCACGGCTTCCTCGCCCCGGATTGGCATCTACAAATACAAGGTGTCACTGGCGGATGGAACAGAGTGGCTTGTTTATGCCATTCCTCAGGATGGAAAGGACCCGGATTTCCGCCTGGAATCCAACACCAACTTCCGTGGCCCAAGCGGGTGGTCTGGTACGATCCAAATCACCAAGAATCCAGCAGGCGCGTCTGGGGAGAAGCTGTTGGACGGCTCTAGCGGTGTCTTTGCTTTGGAAGCTGCTGTATCCGGGTCGGTTCTAAACGGTGCTGGTACATACAATCTGGCATTCGCCAAGACAGGGAAGCAGCTGCAAGAGACACCACTGCTCATGTATGCCCTGCCCCATCACGTCGAATCGTTTGACAACACTACCAAGGGCCGTATGACCAGTATCTCGCTTCGGACAACGACAAAGGGTAATGCAACTGCTGTTGTAGGAGAAACCTGGACGATGCTTGAGCCGAACCTTCCGACCCAAATGGGCTTCGACCCGTGGACTGTATCGTCCGGTAACGTTAACAATCTGAGCGCTGCTGCCAAACAAGTCATCCTCTCTGTGGCGCCCACCGAGCTCAACCAAAGCATCGACCAACAGTCAGACCTGAATAGCATGTACTACAGTGGAAAGGCATTGAGCAAATTCGCGACACTTGTTTACACAGTGAATAAGCTAGGAGGTAACCCTGACCTGGCAGCATCGGCCTTGCAGAACCTCAAGACCGCCTTTTCTCGCTTCGTCGACAACAAGCAACAGTTCCCCTTGGTGTATGACAGCGTATGGAGGGGAGTGGTGTCCTCTGCCAGCTACGGAGGCGATTCTGGTGCTGACTTTGGAAACACTTACTACAATgaccaccacttccactATGGATATTTTATCCATGCTGCTGCCATTATTGGGTCGCTTGATTCGACATGGCTCACGGATTCCAACAAGGCCTGGGTAAACATGCTTGTTCGCGACGCTGGAAACTCGGCCGCAAACGACCCGTACTTCCCCTTCTCGCGCTCATTCGATTGGTACCATGGGCACTCGTGGGCCAAGGGTTTGTTTGAGTCGTTTGACGGAAAGGACGAGGAATCAACCTCGGAAGATACTATGTTCGCATATGCTCTGAAGATGTGGGGAAAGACGATTGGCGATGCTAGCATGGAAGCCCGCGGCAACCTGATGCTGGGAATCCTCCGACGAAGCTTGCACAACTACTTCCTCATGGAGAGTGACAACAAGAACCAGCCTGCGAACTTTATCGCCAACAAGGTGACTGGCATT CTGTTTGAGAACAAGGTTGATCATACTACGTACTTCGGTAACAACCTGGAGTACATCCAAGG CATCCACATGCTGCCCCTTCTGCCTTCGTCTCCATATGTACGAAGCCAGAACTTTGTTCGCGAGGAGTGGAATGCACTCTTTTCGGCCAACGCCACCGACCCTGCGTCGAACGTCACCGGAGGATGGAAGGGTGTCTTGTACGCCAACCTGGCGCTGATTGACCCAGCATCTTCGTGGAACTTCTTCGCACAGTCCAACTTCGACTACAGCTGGATTGATGGTGGAGCGTCACGTACATGGTATCTTGCATTTGCAGCGG GCTTGGGCGGAGGTCCTGCTTAA
- a CDS encoding calcium/proton exchanger (COG:P;~EggNog:ENOG410PFNX;~InterPro:IPR004798,IPR004837,IPR004713;~PFAM:PF01699;~TransMembrane:10 (o78-95i102-120o132-153i165-184o204-222i234-256o295-316i361-388o394-415i422-442o);~go_component: GO:0016021 - integral component of membrane [Evidence IEA];~go_function: GO:0008324 - cation transmembrane transporter activity [Evidence IEA];~go_function: GO:0015369 - calcium:proton antiporter activity [Evidence IEA];~go_process: GO:0006812 - cation transport [Evidence IEA];~go_process: GO:0006816 - calcium ion transport [Evidence IEA];~go_process: GO:0055085 - transmembrane transport [Evidence IEA]) — protein MATNNIFKSFRRYSWGPKRRMTGLSSENGSTEPDERAALLGDIARSNSGLRPRQQKQHWSHWPRRVAHLTWSTLVRDYVNVLLIFVPLGIVSGALHWDSTVIFTLNFLAIIPLASLLSFATEELAATMGQALGGLMNATFGNAVELIVSIIALKDNQIRVVQASMLGSILSNILLVLGCCFFVGGLKYSQQSFNSTVASTMSSLMTVSSASLIIPATLYASLSGSNDKEQRRDNILILSHGTAIILLVLYVMYLYFQLKSHAELFEAANDELNDTENQGGEVEEAEEEEHLLSPWAATVALIVITVLVAICADYLVGSIDSIVTKTGMSRTFIGLVLIPIVGNAAEHVTAVVVAWKGKMDLAIGVAIGSSLQIALFVTPFLVILGWIMNVDMTLHFHIFETMAFFISGLVVTFLIQDGKSNYLEGGLCLGMYLILAIAFYIYPDDVNEDALFNH, from the exons ATGG CGACCAACAATATCTTCAAGTCGTTTAGACGCTACTCCTGGGGCCCCAAACGGAGAATGACGGGCCTATCCTCTGAAAATGGTTCCACGGAGCCTGATGAGAGAGCAGCATTGCTCGGCGACATTGCTCGCAGTAACTCCGGCCTCCGTCCGcgacagcagaagcagcactgGTCTCACTGGCCGAGGCGTGTGGCTCATTTGACCTGGTCGACTCTCGTTCGCGATTATGTCAATGTTCTGCTCATTTTCGTGCCACTCGGTATCGTCTCCGGTGCTCTCCATTGGGACAGCACCGTCATTTTCACCCTGAACTTTCTAGCAATCATCCCTCTGGCCTCTCTTCTGAGTTTCGCAACTGAAGAATTGGCAGCCACCATGGGCCAAGCCCTGGGAGGCTTGATGAATGCCACGTTCGGCAATGCTGTGGAGTTGATC GTCAGTATCATTGCTCTAAAAGACAACCAAATCCGCGTGGTCCAAGCCAGTATGCTTGGTAGCATCCTGTCCAACATTCTGCTCGTTCtcggctgctgcttcttcgtcggtgGTCTCAAGTACTCGCAGCAATCTTTCAATAGCACAGTAGCGTCGACAATGTCATCCCTGATGACGGTTTCGTCTGCTTCGCTGATCATTCCCGCCACCCTTTACGCCTCTTTGAGTGGCTCGAACGATAAGGAGCAAAGACGTGACAACATCCTGATCCTCTCGCACGGAACTGCCATCATTCTTTTGGTTCTCTATGTGATGTACCTCTACTTCCAGCTCAAGTCGCATGCGGAGCTCTTCGAAGCAGCCAACGATGAGCTCAATGATACAGAGAACCAGGGCGGCGAAGTAGaagaggctgaggaggaggagcactTGCTCAGTCCGTGGGCGGCCACTGTTGCATTGATTGTCATCACGGTCTTAGTTGCTATCTGCGCCGACTATCTGGTTGGAAGTATTGACAGCATTGTGACGAAGACTGGCATGAGTCGCACGTTCATCGGTCTGGTTCTCATCCCCATTGTTGGAAATGCCGCAGAGCATGTGACCGCTGTTGTTGTCGcctggaaaggaaaaatggATCTTGCCATTGGTGTTGCCATCGGAAGCAGTCTTCAGATCGCTCTGTTTGTCACGCCATTCCTGGTCATTCTTGGATGGATTATGAACGTGGACATGACACTTCATTTCCATATCTTCGAGACcatggccttcttcatctcgggGCTGGTCGTGACATTCCTGATCCAGGACGGAAAGTCGAATTACCTCGAGGGTGGACTGTGCTTGGGAAT GTATCTAATTCTAGCAATTGCCTTCTACATCTACCCAGACGATGTCAACGAAGACGCCCTGTTCAACCACTAA
- a CDS encoding mitochondrial 37S ribosomal protein uS7m (BUSCO:EOG09264R1U;~COG:J;~EggNog:ENOG410PG3E;~InterPro:IPR023798,IPR036823,IPR000235;~PFAM:PF00177;~go_process: GO:0006412 - translation [Evidence IEA]) — MPPRLNLFTARAVPVLRQSANSSAASRRSFATILNTNRPCAASTGHGLKSGLSASVRTQRRCNSSGSDGQDRPKGPTEDPLPHVSEEAAEVSKIMDKKCDGTPASPELEQGTPISEILQRDKEALKHMPKVMQDQMKRPSGSRSFSTSARRLQPELQGKEFDDASASVVANMISQVNQQATELHPGLKFEVPENLPKTENFRKRYETIVEQFTKLLMQDGKLSKAQNTMAFILDHLRTAPPPNINPRRRLLPGPPAPQLPLNPVLYLTLIVDSVAPLLKLRQQKGIVGGGVSVQVPSPLALRQRRRTAIKWIIDASDKRKDSLFGQRVANELVAVAEGRSGVWEKREQVHKLGVAGRSNLGLVARRR; from the exons ATGCCGCCGCGTCTCAACCTTTTCACCGCACGGGCGGTCCCCGTTCTTCGTCAGTCCGCCAACAGCTCGGCTGCTTCCCGACGCAGTTTTGCGACCATCCTCAACACCAATCGGCCTTGCGCGGCCTCGACTGGCCATGGCTTGAAGTCCGGCCTGTCGGCTTCCGTTCGGACGCAGAGGAGGTGCAACTCCTCGGGCTCTGATGGTCAAGATAGACCCAAGGGCCCGACCGAGGACCCTTTGCCCCATGTTAGCGAAGAGGCCGCGGAGGTCAGCAAGATCATGGATAAGAAGTGCGATGGTACCCCGGCCAGTCCTGAATTGGAACAGGGAACGCCTATTTCTGAG ATCCTGCAACGTGATAAAGAGGCCCTGAAGCATATGCCCAAGGTCATGCAAGACCAGATGAAGCGCCCCTCCGGTAGCCGTTCATTCTCGACGTCCGCTCGCCGCCTGCAGCCAGAACTTCAGGGAAAGGAATTCGATGATGCCTCGGCGTCGGTCGTTGCCAACATGATCTCCCAGGTTAACCAGCAGGCTACGGAACTGCACCCTGGACTTAAGTTCGAAGTGCCCGAGAACCTTCCCAAGACTGAGAACTTCCGCAAGAGATACGAGACGATAGTGGAGCAGTTCACCAAGCTGCTTATGCAAGATGGCAAGCTGAGCAAGGCTCAGAAC ACCATGGCATTCATTCTGGATCACTTGCGCACTGCTCCTCCCCCGAACATCAACCCCCGGCGCCGCTTGCTCCCGGGCCCTCCCGCTCCTCAGCTCCCTCTTAACCCCGTCCTTTATCTCACCTTGATTGTCGACTCTGTCGCGCCTTTGCTCAAGCTCCGTCAACAGAAGGGTatcgttggtggtggtgtgtctGTGCAggtcccttctcctctcgcTCTGAGACAGCGCCGGAGAACCGCGATCAAGTGGATCATTGATGCCTCTGACAAGCGTAAGGATAGTCTGTTTGGCCAGCGCGTGGCTAATGAGCTGGTTGCTGTCGCCGAGGGCCGCAGTGGAGTgtgggaaaagagagaacaGGTGCACAAGCTTGGTGTGGCTGGCCGTTCTAACCTTGGATTGGTTGCGCGCCGGAGGTAG